A genomic segment from Comamonas terrigena NBRC 13299 encodes:
- a CDS encoding sensor histidine kinase, which translates to MPRRHQRRSQRHPAWMLGAGTALWLLEIAAILYWHLGAASPDALYEWQNWAVIVVLHLLTATWFGLMWPKVLRWRRRSSLRVSPEVRAERERIAQDLHDGAGSHLSGALALLETPQPNLAQVRHAVEHAMFALRVEMEALDDADASLIERLASMRWRLQPLLSERGMVMQWNMPMDEADTSPRAEKGLQLAFLAQEAMSNALQHSKGTSLRVELQPVPVGSWTLEVADDGCGMEDAPVPRAGRSQSGRGWGVDGMRARAQRIGAQFALESSPGRGTCVRVVVPADAIS; encoded by the coding sequence GTCACCAGCGCAGGTCGCAGCGCCATCCCGCCTGGATGCTGGGGGCGGGCACGGCGCTGTGGCTGCTGGAGATTGCCGCCATCCTGTACTGGCATCTGGGGGCAGCATCGCCGGATGCGCTGTACGAATGGCAGAACTGGGCCGTGATCGTGGTGCTGCACCTGCTCACCGCCACCTGGTTCGGGCTGATGTGGCCCAAGGTGTTGCGCTGGCGCCGCCGCAGCAGCCTGCGGGTTTCGCCCGAAGTGCGGGCCGAGCGCGAACGCATTGCCCAGGACCTGCACGATGGTGCAGGCAGCCACCTGTCCGGGGCCCTGGCGCTGCTGGAGACCCCGCAGCCGAATCTGGCGCAGGTGCGGCACGCCGTGGAACACGCCATGTTTGCGCTGCGCGTGGAGATGGAAGCACTGGACGACGCGGACGCCTCGCTGATCGAGCGCCTGGCCTCCATGCGCTGGCGTCTGCAGCCGCTGCTGAGCGAACGTGGCATGGTCATGCAGTGGAACATGCCGATGGACGAGGCGGACACCAGCCCGCGTGCGGAAAAAGGGCTGCAGCTGGCCTTTCTGGCGCAAGAGGCCATGAGCAATGCCTTGCAGCATTCCAAGGGGACCTCTCTGCGCGTGGAACTGCAGCCCGTGCCCGTCGGTTCCTGGACCCTGGAGGTGGCGGACGACGGCTGCGGCATGGAAGACGCGCCCGTGCCACGCGCTGGCCGCAGTCAGTCCGGGCGGGGCTGGGGGGTGGACGGCATGCGGGCCCGTGCCCAGCGCATCGGGGCGCAGTTTGCGCTGGAGAGCAGCCCGGGCCGCGGCACCTGCGTGCGGGTGGTGGTGCCCGCCGATGCAATTTCTTGA